From Balaenoptera acutorostrata chromosome 8, mBalAcu1.1, whole genome shotgun sequence, the proteins below share one genomic window:
- the SSB gene encoding lupus La protein isoform X1: protein MAENGDNEKMAALEAKICHQIEYYFGDFNLPRDKFLKEQIKLDEGWVPLEIMIKFNRLNRLTTDFNVIVEALSKSKAELMEISEDKTKIRRSPSKPLPEVTDEYKNDVKNRSVYIKGFPIDATLDDIKEWLEDKGQVLNIQMRRTLHKAFKGSIFAVFDTIESAKKFVETPGQKYKDTDLLILFKEDYFAKKNEERKQNKIEAKLRAKQEQEEKQKLAENAEMKSLEEKIGCLLKFSGDLDDQTCREDLHILFSNHGEIKWIDFVRGAKEGIILFKEKAKEALDKAKDANNGNLQLRNKEVTWEVLEGDVEKEALKKIIEDQQESLNKWKSKGRRFKGKGKGNKAAQIGSAKGKVQFQGKKTKFDSDDEHDEDGASRPVKRAREETDKEEEPASKQQKTENGAGDQ, encoded by the exons ATGGCAGAAAATGGTGATAATGAAAAAATGGCTGCTCTGGAGGCCAAAATCTGTCATCAAATCGAG TATTATTTTGGTGACTTCAATTTGCCACGCgacaaatttttaaaggaacagaTCAAACTGGATGAAGGCTGGGTACCTTTGGAGataatgataaaatttaatag gTTAAACCGTCTAACAACAGACTTTAATGTAATAGTAGAAGCATTGAGCAAATCAAAGGCGGAACTCATGGAAATAAGTGAagataaaactaaaattagaagatCTCCAAGCAAACCCCTCCCTGAAGTGACTGATGAGTataaaaatgatgtaaaaaaCAGATCTGTTTATATT AAAGGCTTCCCAATTGATGCAACCCTTGATGACATAAAAGAATGGTTGGAAGATAAAGGTCAGGTACTAAATATTCAGATGAGAAGAACATTGCACAAAGCATTTAAG GGGTCAATATTTGCTGTATTTGATACCATTGAATCTGCTAAGAAGTTTGTCGAGACCCCTGGCCAGAAGTACAAAGACACAGACCTGCTAATACTTTTCAA GGAAGAttactttgcaaaaaaaaatgaagaaagaaagcaaaataaaatcgaAGCTAAATTACGAGCTAAACA AgagcaagaagaaaaacaaaagttagcAGAAAATGCTGAAATG aaatctCTAGAAGAAAAGATTGGCTGCTTGCTGAAATTCTCGGGGGACTTAGATGATCAGACGTGTAGAGAAGATTTGCATATCCTTTTCTCAAATCATGGTGAAATAAAATGGATAGACTTTGTCAGAGGAGCCAAAGAG GGAATAATTCTGTTTAAAGAAAAAGCTAAGGAAGCACTAGATAAAGCAAAAGACGCAAATAATGGTAACCTACAATTAAGGAACAAAGAGGTCACCTGGGAAGTACTAGAAGGAGATGTGGAAAAAGAagcattgaaaaaaataatagaagatcAACAAGAATCCCTAaacaaatggaagtcaaaag GTCGCAgatttaaaggaaaaggaaagggaaataaagCTGCCCAGATTGGGTCTGCTAAAGGAAAAGTACAGTTTCAGGGCAAGAAAACTAAATTTGATAGTG